GAAATCGTAAAGTATGTTTTCAAGCTTAAAGGTTTTACCCACAAAGGCTTTGTCCATTACTAAATTGGAGATAAAAGTTGTATCCGTAAATGCTTGTCTTAATAAGATTTGAGGAATTGACCTGCCATACATTGTGAAGCTTTGTCGCCCTTTCAAGAAACCTTCTTTTTCAACTATCAGTAAGTAATCCGTATCTTCTTCTAACTTCAAAGGTCCGTATAACCCTTTTTCACTTGCATTTACTTCGGCAAAAAGTTCTTCTATACCTGCGTCAAGCTTATAAACCTTGAGCTTTGCATCTGGTACTGGTTCTTCATTTGTCTTATCCGTGATTTTTCCAGCCAAAAAATAATTCACAACTTTCATCTCAGGCTCAGGTTCTTCTACTTCTATTCCTCCTTGTTTTGGATCAAGTGGGTCAACATTTTTGGCAATTTCATCTTTCGGTGGAGCTTGATAGAAATAAATATCATCGTCTCCCTGCCCTCCTAACCTATTACTAGAGAAGAAAATATTACCATAATCATCTTTACTGTAACCAAAATCATCCATCGATGAGTTAAAAGGAATGCCTAGATTTTCGATACTAATCTTACCCTTTTTACGAACAGCAACGAACAAGTCCAATTTCCCTATTCCAGGGTGACCATCAGATGCAAAGAACAATTCACCATCCGCCGAAACGAATGGAAACATTTCGTTCCCTGGTGTATTGATCGCTTTTCCCATGTTACTTGGATTCCCGAATCTACCAGATGCATCCATGTTTACACGGTATAAATCCATCCCTCCGCTTCCACCTGGGCGATTACTAGCAAAGTATATGGTTTTGCCATCACCAGAGAAGCTTGGGCTCCCATCCCATGAAGCTGAGTCAGATGCAGAAACAAGCTTTGGCTCAGTCCAACCTGAGTTGGGCACATTGCGGCTGATGTACAAATCTACATCTGGGCTTAGGTCTTTACGTTTTCCAGAGTTACCTCTTGCAAAAATTACAATCTTACCATCTGGAGAGAAAGTCGGCGTTCCTTCGTTTCTTTCATCATCAAATATTGCATCACTAAATCGCTCCACATCTCCTATGGTACCAAGGTCATCTGTAATGGTAGAAGAATAAATGCCTAAAAAAGGTAATCCATTAGAATAAGTCTTGTCTTTTCTAGAAGCAGAAAAAACAAGCTTGTTTTTATAAACTATTGGTGAAAACTCGGCTCCTTCGCTATTGATTTCTTTTAGGTTCCTGAATTGATAAGGTGCTTCCTTTTGTTTTAATATTGGAATAATTTGAAGTGTATTGATTTCTCTATTAGCCCACTCGTTATATGTCTTGTTGTCTGTTGCGAGATTTACATATTTCTTGTAATTCTCTAGTGCTTCATCATACTGCCCACCTGCTTTGAGAGCATATGCCAAGTGAAAAACAGCATCTTTATCTTCGCTTCCTGTTTCTAATGCCTTTTCATAAAAAGGTATTGCTTCTATCCAGCGATTAGAAAGGCGATAAGCTTCAGCAATGGTATAATTAAGTTTAGTCTCTTGCGATGGGTCAATTTCCTTTACTTTCAAAAGATCATTCACCGCTAAGTCATAATAACCTTTATCAAAACTAGCAAGGCCTTTTTTGTAAGATTGCAGTTGAGCAAAACCAGTGGTAGAGATAACACAAAGTAAGGTTATTAAAACACTGATTTTTCGTTGAATAATTCGCTTTGTCATTCTATTAGTTTAGGACGGGTTTATAACGTTCTATTTTGTATACGTTAAAACGCACTCAAATAGCTAATGTTGTGGCAAAAATCCAAACAAAAACTCTTGATTTCAATAAAAACAAAGAAATGACACATCTGTTTAGTATATGTTATTTCTATTTTATGTTTAGTTGACTTTAAACCGTCTTCATTTAGAGTTTTAGTCTTTCTACTTTATGTTTATGTAAAGTTTTGGGGTGTGTCCCCTCCTCTCATTTCGGCTTTGCCTTATGAAGTGGTTTTAATAGTTTTGTTCATGTCAATATTTTTAGGTTAAAAGATTTAAAAGGGTAACCCTTTCATTTTTAACAAATTGTAAGTTAGAGAAAGCCCAAATTCACACAAACTATTTTTAGTAAATGGTTAGCCACTCCAAATGGAATCAACCTACATAAAACAAAAAAAACAGCACCCATTTGATTGAGATGCTGTTTCAATATTTAAAATTTTATTAAACCGCCTTTACTTCGAGCTTTATTCCATCTACTTTAGTGATGATCACTGATTCTCCTTCTTTAAACTCAGTTTCGCTTTTGGTAAACGCCATCCAGTCGGCTCCTCGAAAAAATACCTTTCCTTCGCCATTTTCAAAGGTTTTGGAAACCTTGGCCTTTTCCTTCACCATTTCTTGATAGTTCTCACCTTTTCGCCGAAATGACTCTAATACTTGTTTTCTAAAAGCTAATATTGACACACCGCTAACTAAAAGAAAAACAATTAACTGTGAGCTTAAGTCATCAGCTATTCCCGTGTAAGCGAGTAATGATGTTGCCAATGCCCCGATCCCAAAAAACAAGAAGAAAAAAGAGACGGCAAAAATTTCGATAATGATGAGGGCAACTCCAATAATTGCCCACCATTCCATGTTTGATAGTTCCATAATTATTTCTTTTCGGTTTGCTTAATCACAGTCATTGCCGAGGCAATCATGCTTCCCATATCCGTAAGGTTGCCAGGCAAAATAAGTGTATTACCTTCTTTCGCAAGCTTCCCAAACTGCTCAATGTATTGCTCAGCTACTTGGAGTTGTACAGCTTCCAATCCTCCTTTTTCTTGAATCGCCGCAGCAACTTTTCTAATACTTTCAGCCGTAGCATCCGCAACAGATAGGATTGCAGCTGCCTCTCCTTGTGCTCTGTTGATTTGCTCAAGTTTAATACCTTCCGACTCCAATACAACTCTCTCTTTTTGGCCCTCAGCAGTATTAATCGCAAATTGCTTTTTACCTTCTGATTCCAAAATTACAGCACGCTTTTCACGCTCAGCTTGCATTTGTTTTTCCATCGCCTGTAAAACAGATACTGGTGGGTCAATATTCTTGATCTCATATCTCAGTACTTTCACTCCCCAGCTTATGGCAGCTTCGTCGATAGCTGCAACCACCGCTTGGTTAATAGCCATACGCTCTACAAACGTTTTATCAAGATCAATTTTACCTATTTCACTTCTCATGGTTGTTTGTGCCAACTGAGTCACAGCAAATACATAGTCATTTACACCATAAGAAGCTTTATGAGCATCTACTACTTGTAAAAAGATGACGCCATCTACTCTTACTTGAACGTTATCTCGAGTGATACAAATCTGCTCATGAATATCGTAAGCTTGTTCTTTCAGACCATGCTTATAAGCGACTCTATCTACAAATGGAATAATAAAGTTAATACCGGGTTGTAGCGTGGAATTGTATTTACCTAGTCTTTCCAAGATAAAGGCTCGTTGCTGTGGAACCACCTTCACGGCAGACATTAAAACAATAACTGCTAAAACTACAAAGGCAATAAGTACATACATATCAGTTTGATTTTGGTGTTGAGTAATAAATTCTTCCACTAATTACGACCAATTCCAGTGACTTACAATCCTATTCGGATAAATGAATGCGGGGAATTAAGATCGGTCGCCCCAATTGATGAATGGAAAACCATAATAATAGCTTATTTTTGCATTTCAAAATTAATACAGTAGTGATACTGCAACGTACATGAGCAGAGACGATAACAGAAATAGTTCTTCAGAAAATAAAGGTAAAGGAGGCTCTAGACCTCGTAAATCAACTTCAAGTAAGCCAGAGAATCATTTTCACAAAACAGGTGAATCAGATGGTAGACCAAGAGGTAAGGATTCTTTTAAGAAACCATTTGATAAAAAAAGGGGCACCGGCTCGTTTGCGGATAAGAAAAAAAGCGATTGGAAAGATAAACCATTCGGAGAAAAACGCGGTCAGTCAAGTTTTGGCGACAAGAAAAAAGGAGATTGGAAAGATAAACCTTTTGGCGAAAGAAAATCCAGAACTGATTTTAGGGACAGTAGAGAAAAAAGGACTTTTGATAAGCCTGAAAGGAAATTCGGAAATGATAGAACTGAATTTCGTGGTGAAAGGTCTGGAAGACCTTTTGACAAGGATAGAAAACCGTTTACATCTCGCACTCAAGCTAGAGACAGTAAAGTTGAAGAAACGAATAGCGACGTTCCTGCTTTCAAGAAATTTGGCAAAAAACCAATTTCAGATGAAACCATCAAAAAAAGCCAAGAAAGACAAGTTGGCCTATCTAACCCCGCTAGAGTAGAAGAAAAGTCATTTCAAAAAAAGATTCCTAAGAAAATTCAGGAGAAGATTGAGTCTAATCCAAAAGACGAAGCAATCAGACTGAATAGATACATTGCCAATGCTGGCCTATGTTCTCGAAGAGAAGCTGACGAACTGATTTCGGCAGGTGTAATAAAGGTAAATGGTAAAGTTGTTGACGAAATGGGCTTTATGGTTCAGCCAGGTGACACTGTAAAGTACGGAAAAGACATTCTGAGTCGTGAAAAGATGATGTATGTACTACTCAACAAACCAAAGGATTTTATCACCACTATGGATGACCCAGAAGAGAGGAGAACCGTAATGGAGTTAGTAGCAGGTGCTTGCAAAGAGCGAATCTACCCAGTAGGAAGGTTAGATAGAAATACTACAGGTTTACTATTGCTAACGAATGATGGCGAGCTTACAGCCAAGCTAACTCATCCATCAAGTGATATTAAAAAGATTTACCAAGCTGAGCTAGACAAACCTATCGCTGAAGCTGATTTTGAGAAGTTAAAAGAAGGTGTAGAACTAGAAGATGGTTTCATTAAGCCTGACGAACTCGCTATTGTAACTCCTGATGCACATGTTGTAGGAATTAAGATCCACAGTGGCAAAAACAGGATTGTAAGAAGGATGTTTGAACACCTTGGATATGAAGTTACAAAGCTTGATAGAACCACTTTCGCCGACTTAAATAAGAAAGATCTACCAAGAGGAAACTGGAGGTTTCTTACTGAGAAAGAGATCATTAGATTAAAATACATGATTTAATTATATTTGTGAGAATATAAAACCCTTAAACAAAATTATTATGAGCATTGGAGGAGATTTAATAAATAAAGCAAAAGACGCAGCAAATGCAGCA
This portion of the Spirosomataceae bacterium TFI 002 genome encodes:
- a CDS encoding 23S rRNA pseudouridine2605 synthase, which produces MSRDDNRNSSSENKGKGGSRPRKSTSSKPENHFHKTGESDGRPRGKDSFKKPFDKKRGTGSFADKKKSDWKDKPFGEKRGQSSFGDKKKGDWKDKPFGERKSRTDFRDSREKRTFDKPERKFGNDRTEFRGERSGRPFDKDRKPFTSRTQARDSKVEETNSDVPAFKKFGKKPISDETIKKSQERQVGLSNPARVEEKSFQKKIPKKIQEKIESNPKDEAIRLNRYIANAGLCSRREADELISAGVIKVNGKVVDEMGFMVQPGDTVKYGKDILSREKMMYVLLNKPKDFITTMDDPEERRTVMELVAGACKERIYPVGRLDRNTTGLLLLTNDGELTAKLTHPSSDIKKIYQAELDKPIAEADFEKLKEGVELEDGFIKPDELAIVTPDAHVVGIKIHSGKNRIVRRMFEHLGYEVTKLDRTTFADLNKKDLPRGNWRFLTEKEIIRLKYMI
- a CDS encoding Regulator of protease activity HflC, stomatin/prohibitin superfamily, encoding MYVLIAFVVLAVIVLMSAVKVVPQQRAFILERLGKYNSTLQPGINFIIPFVDRVAYKHGLKEQAYDIHEQICITRDNVQVRVDGVIFLQVVDAHKASYGVNDYVFAVTQLAQTTMRSEIGKIDLDKTFVERMAINQAVVAAIDEAAISWGVKVLRYEIKNIDPPVSVLQAMEKQMQAEREKRAVILESEGKKQFAINTAEGQKERVVLESEGIKLEQINRAQGEAAAILSVADATAESIRKVAAAIQEKGGLEAVQLQVAEQYIEQFGKLAKEGNTLILPGNLTDMGSMIASAMTVIKQTEKK
- a CDS encoding Tetratricopeptide repeat-containing protein, whose product is MTKRIIQRKISVLITLLCVISTTGFAQLQSYKKGLASFDKGYYDLAVNDLLKVKEIDPSQETKLNYTIAEAYRLSNRWIEAIPFYEKALETGSEDKDAVFHLAYALKAGGQYDEALENYKKYVNLATDNKTYNEWANREINTLQIIPILKQKEAPYQFRNLKEINSEGAEFSPIVYKNKLVFSASRKDKTYSNGLPFLGIYSSTITDDLGTIGDVERFSDAIFDDERNEGTPTFSPDGKIVIFARGNSGKRKDLSPDVDLYISRNVPNSGWTEPKLVSASDSASWDGSPSFSGDGKTIYFASNRPGGSGGMDLYRVNMDASGRFGNPSNMGKAINTPGNEMFPFVSADGELFFASDGHPGIGKLDLFVAVRKKGKISIENLGIPFNSSMDDFGYSKDDYGNIFFSSNRLGGQGDDDIYFYQAPPKDEIAKNVDPLDPKQGGIEVEEPEPEMKVVNYFLAGKITDKTNEEPVPDAKLKVYKLDAGIEELFAEVNASEKGLYGPLKLEEDTDYLLIVEKEGFLKGRQSFTMYGRSIPQILLRQAFTDTTFISNLVMDKAFVGKTFKLENILYDFNKFDIRTDAALELDKLVQILLDNPTIKIELGSHTDSRGTAVYNQRLSQQRAESAVNYIVSRGISRSRITAQGYGEEELIEEAARTEEEHQINRRTEFKITGFDAEKVETEQ